GGGCCGGGTGCAATACGGCCAGCGCGCGATCTTTCCTCCCGGCGAAGCCCGCGAGGACTGGACCATCATCCGCGCCGTAAGCGGATTGCTCGGCAAACCTCTGCCATATGACGACCTCACCGCTTTGCGCGCACGCATGGCGGAGGCCAATCCGGTCTTCGCGACCCCCGACACGGTCCGCCGCCTCGCCCCGACCGGTGCCGAAACCGTCAGCGTTGATAGCGACGTGACCGACGCCCCCTTCACCCCGGCTTTCGCCAACTACTACCAGACTGACCCGATCAGCCGGGCCAGCCCGACCATGGCGAAATGCGTGAGCGAAATTCTCGCCCCGCTCCAGCAGGCGGCGGAGTAGCCCATGACCACCGGTTTCTTCGCCACCGATTTCGGCATCCTGATCCTCACCCTGCTGAAATCCCTTGCCCTGATCGTCCCGCTGCTGATCGGCGTCGCCTATCTCACCTATGCCGAACGCAAGGTGCTTGCCGCGATCCAGCTTCGCCGGGGTCCCAACGTCACCGGTCCGTTCGGGCTCTGGCAGCCCTTCGCGGATGCGATCAAAATGCTGTTCAAGGAAACCATCATCCCCGATGGTTCCAATCGCTACCTGTTCCTGTTCGCCCCGATCATCACGTTCGGCCTTGCCATCATCGCCTGGGCGGTGATCCCGGTGAACGACCATTGGGCGATCGCCAACATCAATGTCGGCATGCTCTACCTATTCGCGATCTCCTCGCTCGGCGTCTACGGCGTCATCATCGCGGGATGGGCGAGCAACTCGAAATTCGCCTTCCTCGGGGCGATGCGCGCCGCTGCCCAGATGGTCAGCTACGAGGTCTCGATCGGCCTCGTCATCCTCTCCGTCCTGGTGTGCACCGGCAGTCTCGATCTCAACGACATCGTCCTGGCCCAGCGCCATATCTGGTTCGCGATCCCGCTGCTGCCGATGCTCGTGGTCTTCTTCATCTCCGGCCTCGCCGAGACCAACCGCGCGCCGTTCGACCTGCCGGAGGGCGAAAGCGAAATCGTCGCCGGTTTTTTCGTCGAATATTCGGCCATGAGCTTCGCGCTGTTCTTCCTCGGCGAATACGCGAACATGATCCTGATGAGTGGCATGACCACCATCCTGTTCCTCGGCGGCTGGCTGTCCCCGATCCCGTTCGCTCCGTTCATCTGGGTTCCCGGACCGATCTGGTTCATCCTGAAGGTGGCTGTGTGTCTGTTCGTGTTCCTCTGGGTCCGCGCCACCCTGCCGCGCTTCCGCTACGACCAGTTGATGCAGCTCGGCTGGAAAGTCTTCCTGCCGCTCTCGCTCGGTTGGCTGGTTCTCACGGCGAGCGTGCTGGAGATTTTCGGATGGCTGCCGCATGCTTGAGCACGTGCAGGGCGAACATGTCTTTTCCGATAAAAGGGCACAAAGAGCTTTTAGCCGTCGCGCCACGTCCGCGAGTCGAATGAACCGAATTTTTCTCGCTTCTTTCTGGATGACAGACGAAATCCTTCTACTTTCGTCCGTTCGGAGGACCCCAAAATGTCGAAGCTAGACCGCACCGCGCGCAGCTTCCTGCTGCTGGAAATCCTCTCCGGCATGGGGCTCACCTTGCGCTATTTCTTCAAGCGCAAAGCGACCCTGAACTACCCCTACGAGAAAAACGCGATCAGTCCGCGCTTCAAGGGCGAGCACGCCCTGCGTCGCTACCCCAATGGCGAGGAACGCTGCATCGCCTGTAAG
This sequence is a window from Acidiphilium acidophilum. Protein-coding genes within it:
- the nuoH gene encoding NADH-quinone oxidoreductase subunit NuoH, with protein sequence MTTGFFATDFGILILTLLKSLALIVPLLIGVAYLTYAERKVLAAIQLRRGPNVTGPFGLWQPFADAIKMLFKETIIPDGSNRYLFLFAPIITFGLAIIAWAVIPVNDHWAIANINVGMLYLFAISSLGVYGVIIAGWASNSKFAFLGAMRAAAQMVSYEVSIGLVILSVLVCTGSLDLNDIVLAQRHIWFAIPLLPMLVVFFISGLAETNRAPFDLPEGESEIVAGFFVEYSAMSFALFFLGEYANMILMSGMTTILFLGGWLSPIPFAPFIWVPGPIWFILKVAVCLFVFLWVRATLPRFRYDQLMQLGWKVFLPLSLGWLVLTASVLEIFGWLPHA